In Ctenopharyngodon idella isolate HZGC_01 chromosome 2, HZGC01, whole genome shotgun sequence, the following are encoded in one genomic region:
- the LOC127505335 gene encoding atypical chemokine receptor 2 gives MDVLNSEDYSNYEDYYNAEGLEEYGLCKKTHVKEFSNVFLPIFYYIICALSIIANLTLLILFIKYKTLRKVLPLHMVISDFIFTLSLPFWAVYASSEWIFGDQSCKAITLVYMVSLYSSNLFVASQSLQRFMDIVYVVSTIRIFNSLKRNTIMCILVWLLSVLAAAVHVNFVETQKIHEQNICTYNFNHKVGWKIYVRFQMNILGFVVPFLVLLFCSIRLPYVAAVRSTFQMFRYEIGFTVMFFLLWFPYSVVIFLHALQDLHVFNSCTTNIHFDFAIQVTECIAFMHVFMNPLLYIFLNKKVWKRLRNACKTPREYLLEESNSSSNMSSQGGAIELRSVHQVHDLSFCAERPNNLLPEAM, from the coding sequence ATGGATGTTTTAAACTCAGAGGACTACAGCAATTATGAGGACTATTATAATGCAGAAGGACTTGAGGAATATGGACTCTGCAAGAAGACACACGTAAAGGAATTCAGCAATGTGTTTTTACCTATATTCTACTACATTATCTGTGCACTGAGCATTATTGCTAATTTAACCCTGCTAATATTGTTCATCAAATACAAAACTTTGAGGAAGGTGTTGCCTCTGCACATGGTCATATcggattttatttttacactgaGCCTTCCGTTCTGGGCAGTGTATGCCAGCAGTGAATGGATCTTTGGTGATCAAAGCTGTAAGGCAATCACATTGGTTTACATGGTCAGTTTGTATAGCAGCAATCTTTTTGTTGCTAGTCAGAGCTTGCAAAGATTTATGGACATTGTATATGTTGTTTCTACCATCAGGATCTTTAACAGTCTAAAGAGGAATACTATTATGTGCATTTTGGTGTGGCTTTTATCAGTTTTGGCTGCTGCTGTTCATGTCAACTTTGTTGAGACTCAAAAGATCCATGAACAGAACATTTGCACTTACAACTTCAACCATAAAGTCGGCTGGAAAATCTATGTAAGATTTCAGATGAACATACTTGGGTTTGTCGTACCATTTTTAGTGCTCCTATTTTGTTCCATCAGACTACCATATGTTGCTGCCGTGAGGAGCACATTCCAGATGTTTAGATATGAAATTGGATTCACTGTCATGTTTTTTCTCCTCTGGTTCCCCTATAGTGTTGTTATTTTCTTGCATGCTTTGCAAGACCTTcatgtttttaattcatgtaCCACTAACATACACTTTGACTTTGCTATTCAGGTGACAGAATGTATTGCTTTCATGCATGTTTTCATGAATCCTCTTTTGTATatctttttaaacaaaaaagtctggaaacgATTGAGAAATGCTTGCAAAACTCCAAGGGAGTATCTTCTTGAGGAATCCAACAGTTCATCAAACATGTCAAGTCAGGGTGGTGCTATAGAGCTGAGGTCAGTTCATCAAGTCCATGACCTGAGCTTTTGTGCTGAACGACCTAATAACTTACTACCTGAGGCAATGTAA